DNA sequence from the Callospermophilus lateralis isolate mCalLat2 chromosome 2, mCalLat2.hap1, whole genome shotgun sequence genome:
TGAATGAAGCTGAAGTGTGCACTTAGGAGCTGGGCCTCTTCCGACAAAGGCTCACAGCTGCCCGAAATAGAGCGCCTGCACACGTGAAATGGGGCTTTAAATTTTTAAGCAGTAACGCTGTGGCCTGCGCAGGAAGAAAGGAGAGCTCCGGGCCTCACTCCCAGGGGCTCACAGAGCTTTCTGGAACCCACTTCCCAGCTCTCCGCCCTGCCAGCAGGCATCTCCTCCCAGGGGCCCCAGCCCTGCCCCGCAGTCCCAGGCCCCCCAACACCCCGCCCCCCTCCTCCGGCTGAATAATTAAAGACACAGCTGGGCTCAGTCTAGTTGGTGTTAATAAACGCTCATGGAATCTGCTCAATGCATCTCACTTTAACTCTTGTCAAATGATTTACGGAGGTGGGTAAAGGTGGCAGGAAAATGCACTCCCTCAAGGTGAGTGTCTGCTGGCACTGAGCTGCTCTCACAACACACGGCGCCCTCTCCCTCCTAGAGGGCACTAGGGACAGGGACAGGCAGTGACTGGAGTCCTCAGAGCCCACAGAGCTAGGAAGACCCTGAGTCTCCATCTGCCCCCTTGGTGGGTGGGGAAACTGAGTTGAGGAAAGCGGCCCACTGTTCCTGGGAGGGAGGGTGCATGGGCACTGAGGGCAGAGGGCACAGTGGGGGAAGGCTGGCCCCCCTCCCCAGTGTGGAGGTGTCACACGTAGTGACCATTCTCAGAGCTCAGGGCCTGGGTCCCCGGCACAGAAGACCCCCTCCACAGACTTCTAACCCAGGCTGATGCTCGTTCTGGAAAGTCCAGACCCGATCTGCAGGGAAACTCGCggctttcgtgtgtgtgtgtgtgtgtgtgtgtgtgtgtgtgtgtgtgtgtacatgtgtgtcccACTCTCAAATTGGGGAAGGACGCCTGCCCTGTGGGTGTCACACAGAAACACCGCCTTTTCCtggggagggaggaggctgggcacAGAGGCCCGTTTTTCCTACTTTCCTTAGCAGCTTTGGGGAGGCCCAGCAGTGGGATCCCCGGGCAGCAGGAGCCTGCAGGAGAAGGCAGGCTCTGAGGAGAGGGGAGCTGAGCCAGCGTCGGGGGCGGCTGCCCTGCTAACTAGCTGTGGCTTGGGGCAAGTCTGTCCTCTGGGACCTGAATTTTCCCttctggaaatggagggagaaatTTCACTAGCTCCACGTGACTCTTTGAAGCTTAAGTGAAATAATGGAGTCAAAATACACAAGCGGACCACACACTGCTGCTTCTGGGTGGGTACAAGGGTGACAATGAGCCTAGACCAGCCAGGTCTGACCACTCAAAGGCAGAGACCCCATCCTGTACAACTCACGGCCTGCATCCCTGGGCCCAAGGGAGCTGCCTGCTCAGAGGCAGCTGTTAAGCCGTCAGCAGTGGATAAGGAGCGTCACTCAGGGAGGCTGTGGGTGGAGGACCTTCATGCCCTCACCAAGCCCCCGTGCCACAGCACCTTCCTGCCGGCAGCCTGGGCAGGAAGCTCACGACTCCCCATGGACCAGGAAGCAGTGTACTCATCTCCCAATGTATTCACCTCCGCCCTTGGCGTCTCCATCATCCACCagcttatccatccatccatccatccatccattcacaaATACTTTGAGTGGGGATGTGCCAGGAAAGGCCCGGGGTCCCTGCAGGCTGGCCAAGCCTTGGCTCCCCGAGGGCACACTGCACTCTTGTAGGTGCCCGCCCACTCCCACAGCAGGGACTCACCTTCTCCAGTAGCTGCCTCAGTTGTTTGGTGCGGGCGTCCCGTGAACACATGGTCTGCTGGGGGGCCACCACTGTGCAGATACATCTGCCCTCGCTGTCCTGGGCAGAGCTGTACACCTGCCAGCTCTCCTCGGGGTTGGTGGGCAACACCTGGGGGTGCAGGTGAGGCGAGAGAGCGGGGAGGACAGAAAGGGAGAAGGGTCAGGCAGGACAGGCGACAATGGAGGAGACTGTCCACAGCCCACCCCAGGGAAGAGCACCAAGGACCTGGCACAGGGAAAGGGGTCCTTAAGGACAGAGACCTGGGTTTCCCGCCAGGCTGCCCGGGGCTGAAGGAAGCCAAAGACACACGACTCttcaaagttttaaaattcaAGTTCAACCCAGGGGATGCTTGGAGTTTTGACATCTGGCCCTACTGAGGCTCAGGGAAACGGGAGGGGCCATGGAACGTCGCCACACAAGGGCCTGCATGACTCACAGAAGTCAGATGCCCTCCCCTCCCTGTGGAGGGGCAGGCACAGCCAAGCCCTGGTCTGCCATTCCTGACACCTGGAGACAAGCACCCTGGGCGACAGCCGGGGTCCAGGAGGGTATCAGTACAGAGCCACCACAGCCCTGAGCCACAGCAGCTTCCTGCTGCCACCAGGGAAATGCTGAGCTCCCAACTCCATGCCGCTCCCACCCATGAGCCACGTGGTGGATGTCACCAAACTGATATGTTGTGCAAGGGTCACCCCACTTCAGTCCTGGGGTTTACCTAGAGACCACCGAAACACCAGATCTGTGCATGGCTGGTCTCACCTTGCAGCCCTGCTCAGTGATCTGACCTCCAGGTACCCAGGGCCCATAGCAGGCCCCAGACACCCCTGAACATTCATTCACCTGTGCCCTGCTGCTGGACCTGCAGCCACCCACTGTCTCCACAGACCCCCAGCACCCCAATCACCTCCCTGCTATTTTTAGATGAGAATGGGAGGGGAGCTGGGTGGGGAGAAGCAGGGTAGTGATATATTACACTTCATTCATGTCCAACCCCAGAGGCGGGAATAGTCATTATGGAGGAAAACACAGCAATTTTGAAACAGCAGGTGCAAGGGTCTCAGGTGGAGGTCACACCACAGAGACCTCTGGGAAGAGCACCGAGTCTTTGAAAGCAAAGCGGGAGTGGGAGAAAGACTCGTGTCCTTCACCTCTCCTTTCCACTTAGAGGAAACGTCCAGAGCTGGCCCCCTGGCCACACAGGCCCCTGTCTGGTGGGTGGCTCCGGCTCAGCCAGCTCCAGCCACCATGGAAGTCAGCCCGGCCCAGAAGGGCCAGGCCACTGCCCTCCCTCCTTGCTCCAGATGAGAAGGAGCTATTTCGGAGGCCAGCAGGCAGGAGTGAGCAGGCCTGGGGGCACACATCCCACAGCAAAGTCCCCGGGGCCTCGCCCAGCCCCACTGCACCCTCCTCCCAGAGGACCCCATGTAGCTTCCCAAGGGGATGAGGGGGGGAAGGTGCCCTGGGACTTTGGAAAGGAAGGAGAGGGCCCCCACGAGGGTAGCTCCCTGCACCCCCACCACGGCCCCAGTCCAGCTTTTACAAAGTAGGGCGGGCTGAGTCCCAGCCGGACAAGCCTGGACTGGGGTCTGGGACAAGCCTGGACTGGGGTCTGGCGTTGTCTCCACCCTTCACTTGCtgagtgaccttggacaagtcccCAAGTCTCCAGTCCCAGTTTCTCGTGCTTTTCCATGAGGGGTTTTTATTAGTGAGGGAGCCTCCAGACTCGAAGCCCCTGGACAGGGTCCCCAGCTCCTTGGGGAAGGCAGCATCGCCCCTAGGGTTCAGGTGCGGATGGGAGCCGCAGCGCAGACGGGCGGGATCGGGACCCTGTCCTTGCCCCTGCGCCCGGTTCCCCGCCGCCTCCCCGGACGACGCGGTCCCGCGCGGCGCCCGCCCAGCCCGGGGCTCGGACGCAGGAGGAGGCTGGGGAGGGAAGGGGCCGCGAAGGCGGCTGCGGGCGCACTTACGCCGGTGCTGCGGTCGAGCGTCCCGCCGCTGGCTGCCGAGAGCTTGGTGGTGTTGAGGCCCACCAGCGAGGGCAGCGTCTGGGACATCCAGTTGGTGATCATGGCCATGGTGCTCAGCACAACCCCGATCTTGAGCAGCGGCACCGACATCGCGCCTCGAGTCGCCTCCTGCGCCCGCGCCGCGCCGGCGCCGGCTCCCGCGCCCGGGCAGCTTCAGGCGGCGGGCACCGCGGCGGGCAGGGGAGCCCGGCCGCGTCCCCGCGCCCCCTCCGCCCGCCGCCGcccgcccgccgccgccgccgccccgcGCGCCCCGGCCATCGCCGCGCCGCCCCGGGCGCCGGGAGGGTGTCCAACGCCTGCCCGCCGCGCGCTGCCCGCCCGCTGCCCGCTGCCCGCTGCCGGCGCGTCCCTCCGCGCTCCGCCGCCGAGAAGGGCCACCGGGCTCTGAGCGCCGCGCGGGCTGAGCGCGGGGGCCGCGGTCGGGAGGCGGGGACACGGCCGGGCGGCGGCCGACGCAATCTGCCCAGGAAATGGGTGGATTTTTCCTCTGCGCTCCGGCTCCCCGCCGCCCCCTGGCTGCTGGCAGCGAGGTTTACAAACCCCAGTCGGCCGAGGAGTTGGGGTGACCCGGGAGGACAGACGAAACTCCGCCCCCAAATCATAAAAAACCCGGAGGGGTGGTCATCGGCTGCCCGCTCCGCCCCGCCCTCTCGCGCACCCTCACCGCCTGCCTAGCCGCGGCAACGCCGCCGACCTGCTCTCCAGAGACTACTTTGGAGGCAAGGGTCGCTGCGGTTGGAGTGCGCCGCCCCTTCTGCAAGGGCCAGTCTTGGCAGGTGGCTGGAGAGTCTGGGCCGCCAGAACCCTAACCCAAGAGGGAGCTCCCCAACAGCAGGGGAGCGAGGCATGGGTGCACCGGGAAAGACCCTGCCAGGCAGCCCTGGAGCCCAGAGGCCTGGGGAGGAAAGGGCTTAACTGGCGATCCCTACCAGTGGCCTCCACCATGGGTTTCTGGCACGGTCGAGACTAGGAGGAGGCCTGTGTGCCCTGCTGCGGCCAGGAGCCGGTGCAGGCTAGTGTGCCCACAGTGGGAGCTGCTGTAGATTTGGAGCTGAGGCACCTGAGGAGTTAAAAGGACACACCCATGACTAGGAGTGTAGGTGTGGAAGAAACCCGTGCCTGCAGCTGCGGGGCCTGGGGTCCCTCCCAGGAGCCTGCAAGCCCTGGAGCCTGGGCTCCCGGGCAGGGCAGGCTGGCACAAGCTACCTTCTCTTCCCAGCCCTCTGCAGCGTCCAGGACACATGTAAGTCTCATCAGAAGCGGCCTGCCTGGGTCAAACACCATAATAGGGCTTTTGAATGTGCAGCAGGCTTCTAATCTGAGAGGAAAGCTCCTTCCTTCAGGCACTCCATTAAGCTTTCCTGGCCATTCGGGAAGGAAAGAATCCCCCAGATCACTCGCTACACTCCTTTCTGCCTGGGTGAGAGTTAATCTCCTTTCCAAGATGGGGATTTGAATGAGGGCAGCAGGGACAGAAGGAGTCTCTTCCCGGGTGGCTGTCTGAAAGGGACACAGCACCTTCTTGGGGCTTTTCTCTCTTGTTGCTCAGTACTGGTTTGAAGAGAGGACTTCAGCAACAGCCAAGGCTATCCTGGCCTGAGCACTGGGTGTGCAGCCTGCTGGCCAAAGAAGTCCCTCTGATTTGTTTTTCTGGTTAATGCATGGCACTGGTGGCTGCAGGCCAGGTTGGGTGCCAGCAAGTTCTAACTGTTGGAGAGGGGCGCCATCTCCTAGTGCAAGCTGGTACTGCAGGCTCTGCTCAGAACCAGGAGAGTCCAAGTCACACCAAGTCACACCCAACTGGCCTGCTGGAGTGCACTGATGCCCCGCCCCCTCCTCTTGCCAAGCAtatttgacacagattcagagcCACAAGCCACATCTGCGCAAATCACTCACGTGGCTTTCCACTACAGAAGAACAAGGGCCACTTACTGTGTTGGAACAGCTTCTAACAGCCAGGCCAATCCAGGAAACTCTCAGGTCACCTCAGAAGCCACAGACATTTATACCAACCAAGAGCAAGCTACGAGGACACGTGCTGTAGACCTGGACGGAGCAACACAGAGCCGGCGGGCAGGGCCTGGCGCTTTCCACACCAGGCCCTGGACACCTTCCCTGCCACCTAACATGCAGATGTTCTGCTGCAAGAGCTCTCTCAGATTGTCCCCTCTGTGTGCAGACCGTGGACCCTGATGGCCTGGGCTCTTGTGAGCCCGGTTCTGCCAGTGACTGGCTGTGAGTCAGTGGCTGGCATCTGCAACATGGGTTTAAAAACCGCAGCattcctctgtgaggcagtgtTAGTGCAGAAAGGAGCCTGGAGCCCAATGAAGGTGACAGTTGTTGTCACCCACATTGCAGAAGACAAGATAGGGTCAGAGAGGACCTCTGTCCAGTGACTCGAGCTTAAGCAGGGTGCAGAGCAGGGATTAAAAGTGAGGGGTGGTGCCCCCAGGAACCTGTCAACTCCCTCGAGAGCTGCTGTCAGCTAAAGGCTGCCAGGAGGTGCTGCTGGAATGGGTGTATAACTGAATATGAAAGTGACCACCCCAACACCCTAGAGCTCCACCCCTAGACTGGCATCACCATCCCCATCTCCTGATTTTGAAGAACTCCTGGCTTGTTTTTTGTCAGCTGTGTCCCACTGGGCCTTACCATTGGAACTCTAAGTTAGAAGAGCACGTAACCAGGCAGGCCTCTGTGCTAGGGAGTCTGGGTAGTTACCACCAGGAACCAAGGGCAGCCCTCAGTGCCATGGGGCAGGGACTTTCTCTAACTCTCTTGGGGCAGGCATTTGGGGGGTGGCCTGGAGATTTGAACCTCAATCATTTCTCCTGCCCTTACTGTCATGTTGGGGACACAAAGGGCACAGGGCTCCCCAAAGCTTGGCTGAGCGTTCTTCTGAAATGCAATTCAGGTGACTCACCCTGAGCTTGCCACTGGGAGCTGGGCCTTGGAATTCCTAAGAACGAAGCTGATCCAGGAGGTGGAAGGATCCGAGAGCTCTGGGAAGCAAAGctgtccctctccctctctgaGGACTTTCAACTCAGGCACCCTCTCTGCACCGTTGGTCTTTTGACAGAGAACTGAGCAGGTACCTAGTTCTCATCCCCCATGGAAAAAGTGAATAGGATGGTGTgcaggggacacagtgctggcctTCCCACTGCACCTGCACCTGACCTGCTCTCACTGTACCCCACCTGCTCTCACTGCACCCCAGGCCCCACCTAATCTTACCTGCACCTTGCCTGCTGTCACCTGTACCCACCTGCTATCACCTGTACCCCACTTGATGTCACCTGCACCCCACCTGCTCTAATGACCTAGGCGATTCACATAAGTCACTCCCAACTCTTCCAATTCCAAACCTGTCCTGTCCAGCGCCTTTATCTGTGATTTCTGCAGGGGTGATCACTGCTTTTGTGAGAGTAACTGGGAACAGTGGAGTGAAGGTAACAGATTTAGGCAGCTGCACATAATTTGCAAAGGTGAGCCTGGGATTGTTGAGGAGCAGAGGCATTTGCACTAAAGGGACAAGGGAGTCAGCCAACGCTGAATACTCCTAGAGGGGTCAAACCCATTTTCCACATGACTTCCCTTGAAGTAAGGGCTTGCTTCCACTGCAGCTGAGTAGTCACAATACTGGTGCAGCAGGGGCCAAGCCCAGACCACACTGGGCATTTGCCATGCATGATGCCACCTGACCCTTGCAGCAGCCCCCAGGGCTGAGCCACTGTGGACTCTACTGCACAGAGGAGGAGTTTGAGCTTAGAGAGACAAGACCCATCCAAGGCCATGTCTCAGGGCAGAGCAGACAGGGCAGCAGCCTGACTCTCAGACGCCGCCGCAGTGAGGCTGAGTCCCAGGGGTGGCAGGACCTGCACAATTCCAGGCGCCCAGCGGTGACCACAAGGCACTCAACCAGAGCACTCCTTGGCTCTTGCCCACTATGCCAGGGCTTCACAGCCTTGACCTTGGCATGAATCCAGCAGCACACTTGAAAACAAGAATACCACTCTCCCAAATCCCTGGGACGTGCATCCCCAAGAGTGAGCGCTGGAACCAAGCTGGGCGCAGCACCCTGCTGGGGCAGGCACACCTGGCCTGTTGATCACCTCGTGAGGCCCCACACAGCCATGCGGGGCAAACCTGGTCACAACCACCTCACAGTCAGAAAACCGAGGTCCAGACGAGAATCTGCACAGGTCCCAGGGCCAGAGGTGGCTGCTCTGAGAGGAGCAGGCATGTGGCCACCCCTCCTGGCACAGGGACACCCCCAGTGAACAAAAGATGGATGCCCCTTGCTGTTTAAAATATGCTTATTCTTCTCAGGCCATCTACAAACAGCTTGAGGGGAGCAAGGAGAGAGGGagtgagagggaaggggaaaggagggggccccGGCTGACCCATGCTGTCTCGGAGTCGGTCTTCCCCATCGATGCCCGATGGGCCACGTTTCTGGGCCTGTCAGCCTCTGTCCCTGTAGGGCTTCCTGCCACACCGGCCCCGGGCACGCTGTCCCCCCCTCCAGCACGATCCATGCTGCTCTCTAAAGGTTGCCTCTGACAGGCCAAGCGCAGACGTGTGTTCCACACTGTGTTCCACCAGCTGCCCAACAGAAATGGGTCCAATCCTGGGAGTGGCTTTGAAGAGCACGCGTGAGGTGACTCAGTAGCCACATCACCCTCTGGGCTGCACTGTGTTTTCCAGGGCCTACAAATGTTCCCGTTTCCTACTTCCCAGGTGACAGAACTCACCATCACTAATTGAGAAGTAATGATCCAGGCCTGAATCAAAAGCTGATATCATCATAAAGATACCGAGAGCCAGTGTGTGGGCCAGCTGGGTGTGTAAGAATCACCCGGGAAGGCCACACTCGCTTAGAGCGGAGGACCCCGGAGCTGCCAGGCTCCGGAGACTAGACCTCTGCCCCCGAGGACACCTGCTTTCCCAGCCTGGTCTCCCAGGGAGCACACGCTCCGCCCTTGTGTTCAGGGCCCTTCTCTGCTGGGCAACGTCCTCAGCAACCTCTACCAACGACAGACGCTACCCGTGGGGAAACCTGGTTCTCGAATCCCTGGCATTGCTTATGGAATAGGGGACCCCTGACCCAATCCAGGCTCTCTCCCTGCTGGCCTGGAATAACAGGAGCGGGTGCAGAGGCCAGGTGGCCCCAGGAACAGGAGGAGGGAGGGGCGTGGGCACTTAAAATCTGAAAGCAGAATCAGTGGCAAAGGGcagttccctccttttctttgAGTCCTGCCCTGCTGCCTGAATTGAGCAGCGTGGGGAGCCTTCAGTGACTTCCACCATGATGCACCTATCCTTTCTTCAACCCTCTGACACCAAAGCATCAGCTTGAGCGGAGGCACCTTCTTTTCAGACCCAGCTGTGCGGGCGTGTGTGTACTAGGGATCTCTCTGTCCTCGAGGGTAGCGTGTACCCACACTCAAAGTGCTGTCAGGACAGAACCGATGCAGGTAGCCATCTGCACCGTGGGCCCTGGTCACTGCCATCTGAACATGGACACCTTTCTGTCTCCTGCCTCAGATGCTTCAGCCTCGACTCTTTGCAGATTTTAAATGGCACTGAACTGTAACAAGGAGCAGGCCAAATCGGGGATCAAAGTACACAGAACAAGCAGGTAGTTAAGCCTACATCTGCACACACCTCTTGAGACACTGTCACTGTCACCAGCTGTCAGCTGGACAGCGGTCTAGAGCTTTAACTTGGGTGCAGAAGACCCCTACATGAAAAGCCACGACCAGGCTCAGGTCACAGGCGCACAGTGTGACACCTCTTCACTGCAGTCAGGCCAACTTCCCTGGCATGTGGGAATTGTGACAGATACAGCAAATGGCGTGACCAGGACACCCGATGCGTCAGCCCCCTGAGAGATCCAGCAGAAGGCTCTGTGCACGCAGTCTGCCTGTGCCTACTTGTGACTTCTCGGGTCTCAAGTCACCCAGAACATGCTAGGACAGTCTAGGCACCGGGACCCGCCATGTGACCCCTCGCTCCTCGCCTGAGAGCTGAAGGTGAAGACCTGAGCATGCCCCAGAGGCCCCTCCTCTTCCAGGTGTGGCCATTGGTCCTTGGTGGGGGTGACAAAGCTAGGACCTAGGCCTCTGATAGCCACCAGTGAAACTCCTTCCCTGCCCTGCTGTCCCTTGTTTGGAAGCCAGTTCCGGGCAGCAGCAGGCAGAGCACTGGCCACATCAGAGAAACCCAGCTCCACACGGCCCCTGACAAGCCAACGTGACCCAGTGCCTTCCAGGCACCCCTCTTGCCGACGCTGGGCGCCACTGGGCTGCTTTCTCTAGGTTCATTCTCTGTCTTAACGAGTCTGGGCCCAGGTGTCTGTGGAGTCAGAGCCGCGGCTGCAGGGGCGTCACTGGACAGGTTGCCCCCCCCCCCACATCAGCGCCCTGGTTTCAGCGAGGGCCAGCTGGGTCTCTGGGGCTGTAGCTGTGAGGGGCGACAGGGCCTCTGTCACGGGCTCTGCCATGGCGACACTCACGGGCTCTGCTCCAGTGCCTTAAGCTCCTGGGGAGCTTCTACACGTGAAACAATCTGGGAAAAACAGAGGTGCCACTTCACCTCTTATCTTCCCCTCCTGCACCCGGCTGCCTGCAAGGCCGTCAAGACCGCCCTGGTCACAGAGGCCACTTGCTGCCTGAGTGACCCCTTGGCTGCTGGTTTGGGTGGGAGCAACACCCTCAGCACAGCTTTCAGGGCTGAAAACTGCTCCCCTTCCCATCCACCCAGCCTGCAGCTGCCACGTATCTAATTCAGTTTAGCTAGTAATTAGTTTTGTGTTCCTTTCCACGGTGATGTTAATACTGATTACAGGGCCTGATAACTTTAGTAATAAATACAACCCAAGGCAGAAAATTACCTTGCTTTTGATTGGGGAAGGCTGAAGTCAGGGAAATGAGAAGCAAATTGCTTTAGGAGATGAAGTGGCTGCCTTGTGTGCAGGATTTACAGCCAAGGTCCCTCTGGTGTCCCGGACCTCCCCACCAGAGGCAGGCCTGGGATCTAAGTCTCCAGTCCCCTGGACCAAGCGTTGCCAGCCCCCGAGGCAGAGGCCAACCCCAGCTCAGAGAATGGGTATGTTCAAAGGATCCTAAAACAACAGGAGTAGGAAAAGGTCCCATTCTGCCCAAGTCCCTCCTCCGGACCCCGGCACCCCCCTCAGCAGATGCTCCACCCCAGCACGTTCTGCGCAGGGAAGGTCTAGAAGCTGTGGGAAAAGGAGGGGTTGGCAGGTGGGCGGGGCGCCTACAGGACCCCCAGCAGAGACTTGGGCTGGTCACAATATGCAGCTGCATTTGTTCAGGGGGTGGGTTGAGAGGTCTTCTTCTCAGGAACGGGGTACGTGTGGGGATGAGAGAGGAGACTCAGAGCAATGGCCCTCACTGGGATCTGAGAGGCGAAGTCAGCGTCGCCTCCTGTCTCTTGCCCCGTCGATGCGGCTCCCCAAGCAGAGGCCAGGGCTGGCCCACAGCCCCACACAGGCCCCTCAGTGGCAAACAGCTGACAAAACTCCACAACCAGGCATACAGCAGTCACTCAATAAAGCCCGAAGGCAAACCACAACCACAGCAACAGCTGGCACTCAGAGATGCTCAACGTGCAACTCCAGCCTGGCCCTCACTGGGGCATCGGCACAGTGCCCAGCTGGGGTGCCACTCCCTGTAAGACCGCCCAACCCTCGACCCCACGGTGGCCAAGCGCTGTCCAAGAGTGGAGGTTTGGGGGCCCTTCCTTCTGCATCGGAGCCTATCAGCAGTCCCAGCTTGCCCTCCTGCTGTCTCCCCGTCTTCCTGCTTGGGGCTCTCGTGGGCCCAGATGCAACGTCAGAATCCAGCTTGGACGGCCACCCTTTTCCAGCTACCACAACAGAGCTCACTCCCCACTCCCAACCTGAGCACCGGGCGCAGACAGCTCTTAATCCAGTGATACAGCAGAGCCTTGGTCTTCCCACAAAGTGTGTCGCCCCCGATGCCAGATGGCCAGGGTCTGGAGTCACTCAGTACTGGGAGCTCAGATGTGACAGGGGTAAGTCCAACCAGTTGGTCGTCACAGGGTGCTTGTTCCAGGAAAGGGTGAGGGAGCAGATGCAAGAGTGGGCTTGGGGGCCTGTGGTGAGGAGGCATCTTACAGAGCCCTCCAGCTAACCCTCTTTGTTTTAAGGAGTTGGGAGTTGAGGCTCAGCGGGGTTAAGAGCCTATCACAAGGTCACCCACAGTCCTGGTGGGTCTGGGGCAAGAAAAAGAGGCCTGGGCTCAAGGTCAAGGCTACTTCCCAGCCCCTCCCGCAGCAGCACTCAGAGGGCCCCTGCCTCTCTCAAGGGAAATCTGGGGCAGGCTGCAGGGAGGCCTGGAGTTTAGGGAGCCCCAGCCCTACCGCACCTCCCCAGGACTGAGAGATCAGCTCCTCAGCACCCCGCTAGAGGCTCGCTGTGCGTCACTTCACACTGCTTCCCAAGGACTGTGAAACACCAGCCTTTTATCGAAAATCACAGAACAAGACCACGTCAAATGTCCTTCTGTCTAAAGACAAAGTTCACGTGGATCCACTGTTTTGCATGTAGTAGGCTGTCGATCAATAGCTGGCATCTGATTGAATGGCTCATCGCAAGTGAGCTGTAAGGAGAACAGATGGCCCAGCCACGTGCTCCACTCCCCAAACCTGTCTGCCCAAATCCTGCAACCCTAATTAGGTGCAGGTAGGATCTATACATCCCTGACTCGTTGCCATCCCAACATGTGCCAGTCC
Encoded proteins:
- the Olfm1 gene encoding noelin isoform X3, which produces MSVPLLKIGVVLSTMAMITNWMSQTLPSLVGLNTTKLSAASGGTLDRSTGVLPTNPEESWQVYSSAQDSEGRCICTVVAPQQTMCSRDARTKQLRQLLEKVQNMSQSIEVLDRRTQRDLQYVEKMENQMKGLESKFKQVEESHKQHLARQFKG